In Chanodichthys erythropterus isolate Z2021 chromosome 11, ASM2448905v1, whole genome shotgun sequence, a single window of DNA contains:
- the mtfmt gene encoding methionyl-tRNA formyltransferase, mitochondrial, with product MWSLNYLKFIDRGRLLFQGLCSNCITRIRRDLILLSRNKSYVTQIQSASKPPWRVLFFGSDDFALESLKQLHVSRDDTKAEIINSLEVVTLSRDTPVRKYAEQHRLPLHHWPDVDFSAQFDVGVVVSFGCLIKENIINKMPHGILNVHPSLLPRWRGPAPVFHTILHGDSVTGVTIMQIRPKRFDVGPILQQEIYEIPKNCTADELGATLAAVGSRMLMDTLKHLPERIANRKEQPKEGASFAPKISSRMAWIIWEEHSCDYIDRLFRAIGSRIPLKTMWMGNPIKLLDFVGKCNVLFTAAPYLSAVPGSVHYQKESNILLVRCKDGWIGFKAVKFKKRLSAADFFNGYLHQSVLKKSPSSNACQFQSYKETHLPGGQDNNMLLQNNTSL from the exons ATGTGGAGCCTAAACTATTTAAAATTCATAGATAGGGGACGTTTGCTGTTTCAAGGACTTTGTAGCAACTGCATCACGCGCATTAGAAGAGACTTGATTCTATTAAGCAGAAACAAATCTTATGTAACTCAAATACAGTCTGCTTCTAAACCACCCTGGAGAGTATTGTTTTTTGGAAGTGATGATTTTGCACTGGAATCACTGAAACAGCTTCACGTATCCCG agaTGACACAAAAGCTGAAATCATAAATTCTCTTGAGGTCGTGACACTGTCCAGAGATACTCCAGTCAGAAAGTATGCCGAGCAGCACAGACTTCCACTTCACCACTGGCCAGATGTGGACTTCAGTGCACAGTTTGATGTTGGTGTGGTGGTGTCATTTGGTTGTTTAATCAAGGAGAACATCATCAACAAAATGCCACA TGGGATCCTGAATGTGCACCCTAGTCTGTTGCCACGCTGGCGGGGACCTGCTCCAGTCTTTCATACGATTTTACATGGTGACAGTGTCACAGGAGTGACTATCATGCAAATAAGACCTAAGAG ATTTGATGTGGGCCCTATTCTTCAGCAAGAGATCTATGAGATTCCAAAGAACTGCACTGCGGATGAGCTTGGAGCTACTTTGGCAGCTGTGGGTTCCAGAATG TTGATGGACACTCTAAAACATCTTCCTGAAAGGATAGCGAACAGAAAGGAGCAGCCTAAGGAGGGTGCATCATTTG CACCCAAAATCAGTTCCAGAATGGCCTGGATAATATGGGAAGAGCACAGCTGTGATTACATTGATCGTCTCTTTCGAGCTATTGGATCTCGG ATTCCTTTGAAAACAATGTGGATGGGCAATCCCATCAAACTTCTGGACTTTGTTGGCAAATGCAATGTGTTGTTTACAG CTGCTCCATATTTATCTGCAGTACCAGGGTCTGTCCATTATCAGAAAGAATCCAATATCCTACTTGTTCGCTGCAAG GATGGCTGGATTGGATTCAAAGCTGTGAAATTCAAGAAAAGGCTGTCAGCAGCAGATTTCTTCAATGGATATCTCCATCAGAGCGTGCTGAAGAAATCTCCCTCCTCAAACGCCTGTCAGTTCCAAAGTTATAAAGAGACTCATTTGCCAGGAGGACAGGACAATAATATGCTGCTGCAGAATAACACTTCACTTTAA